One genomic region from Sphingobacterium multivorum encodes:
- a CDS encoding enoyl-CoA hydratase/isomerase family protein codes for MVQYSNLNYVIKDSIGYVIINREPQLNALNQETLDELQDIFMHFNADDHVRGIILTGAGPKAFAAGADIKEFMDLSVIQARWLSERGHIIFSDLIEGSPKPVIAAINGYALGGGLEMALACHIRIASDNAKMGLPEVSLGLIPGYGGTQRLPKLIGKGQAMQMILTGDMIDAQRAYELGLVNEVIAQDKLIDRAEEILHKIFTRSRVAVANAITAINAAEDKQQNGNKVEMDAFGHLFGTEDFKEGVSAFLAKRTPNFE; via the coding sequence ATGGTCCAATATTCAAATTTAAACTATGTGATTAAAGATAGCATCGGCTACGTTATCATTAACCGCGAACCCCAGCTGAATGCTTTGAATCAGGAAACCCTTGACGAATTGCAAGATATCTTCATGCATTTCAATGCCGATGACCACGTAAGAGGTATTATCCTGACAGGCGCTGGGCCTAAAGCATTCGCTGCAGGAGCAGACATTAAGGAATTTATGGATTTATCTGTAATTCAGGCACGGTGGCTCAGTGAACGAGGACATATTATTTTTTCGGACCTTATTGAAGGTTCTCCCAAGCCAGTTATTGCCGCAATAAATGGGTATGCTTTAGGCGGAGGGCTGGAGATGGCCTTAGCCTGCCATATTCGTATAGCGTCTGACAATGCAAAAATGGGCCTGCCGGAGGTTTCTTTGGGCCTGATTCCGGGCTATGGTGGTACGCAGCGTCTGCCCAAGTTGATCGGAAAAGGACAGGCTATGCAAATGATTTTAACGGGTGATATGATTGACGCGCAGCGAGCCTATGAACTGGGATTGGTCAATGAGGTGATCGCACAGGATAAACTCATTGACCGGGCGGAGGAAATACTCCATAAGATATTTACGCGTTCTCGCGTTGCAGTGGCAAATGCTATTACTGCTATTAACGCTGCTGAAGATAAACAACAAAACGGGAATAAGGTGGAAATGGATGCTTTCGGACATCTTTTCGGAACAGAAGATTTCAAAGAAGGTGTTTCTGCATTTTTAGCGAAAAGGACACCGAATTTTGAATAA